The Helianthus annuus cultivar XRQ/B chromosome 16, HanXRQr2.0-SUNRISE, whole genome shotgun sequence genome includes a window with the following:
- the LOC110916850 gene encoding monooxygenase 2 isoform X2 — translation MKGFKIASPDTGLFTSEQTLDKDGKFEGYESRCVRRKDLLETIVKELPLGTIRYSSKVAAINELSRFKLVHLADRSIIKTKVLIGCDGVNSVVAKWLGLETPVSVGRSAIRGLVEFPDGSGFDPMFHVNFGGGVWFGFLPVDEKTVYWFCTFTPSQVPTCQGVRCGCSSHFS, via the exons ATGAAAGG ATTCAAGATCGCCTCTCCTGATACTGGTCTGTTTACTTCTGAGCAAACACTTGATAAAGATGGAAAATT TGAGGGTTACGAAAGCCGATGCGTTAGAAGAAAGGATTTACTAGAGACAATAGTGAAGGAGCTGCCATTGGGTACCATTAGGTACTCTTCAAAGGTTGCAGCCATCAATGAACTCAGCCGCTTTAAGTTGGTTCACCTAGCTGATAGGTCCATTATTAAAACCAAG GTGTTGATAGGGTGTGATGGAGTGAACTCAGTGGTGGCAAAATGGTTGGGTCTTGAGACACCTGTAAGTGTTGGTAGATCAGCTATTCGGGGTTTGGTGGAATTCCCAGATGGCTCCGGCTTTGATCCAATGTTCCATGTGAACTTTGGAGGcggtgtttggtttggttttctTCCGGTTGACGAAAAGACGGTTTACTGGTTTTGCACCTTCACCCCGTCTCAAGTTCCAACTT GTCAAGGGGTTAGATGTGGATGCTCTTCACATTTCTCATAG
- the LOC110916850 gene encoding monooxygenase 2 isoform X1: protein MKGFKIASPDTGLFTSEQTLDKDGKFEGYESRCVRRKDLLETIVKELPLGTIRYSSKVAAINELSRFKLVHLADRSIIKTKVLIGCDGVNSVVAKWLGLETPVSVGRSAIRGLVEFPDGSGFDPMFHVNFGGGVWFGFLPVDEKTVYWFCTFTPSQVPTSEQLWIGHFMVAFGLVDKCSATSCII from the exons ATGAAAGG ATTCAAGATCGCCTCTCCTGATACTGGTCTGTTTACTTCTGAGCAAACACTTGATAAAGATGGAAAATT TGAGGGTTACGAAAGCCGATGCGTTAGAAGAAAGGATTTACTAGAGACAATAGTGAAGGAGCTGCCATTGGGTACCATTAGGTACTCTTCAAAGGTTGCAGCCATCAATGAACTCAGCCGCTTTAAGTTGGTTCACCTAGCTGATAGGTCCATTATTAAAACCAAG GTGTTGATAGGGTGTGATGGAGTGAACTCAGTGGTGGCAAAATGGTTGGGTCTTGAGACACCTGTAAGTGTTGGTAGATCAGCTATTCGGGGTTTGGTGGAATTCCCAGATGGCTCCGGCTTTGATCCAATGTTCCATGTGAACTTTGGAGGcggtgtttggtttggttttctTCCGGTTGACGAAAAGACGGTTTACTGGTTTTGCACCTTCACCCCGTCTCAAGTTCCAACTT CCGAACAGTTATGGATTGGGCACTTTATGGTTGCTTTTGGACTAGTGGACAAATGTAGTGCAACTTCTTGCATAATATAG